In the bacterium genome, CTTCTGCTGATCGGTGCCCTTAAACCCAAATCGCGCGAGATACTGCCGGATTGGGACTTCCAGCTTGCCCAGCATCACATTGTCGAGGCCGTCGCCGATCTCTTCGATCAAACTCACATCCCCCTTAAACGAGTCGCGCTCCTGGTCAACATATGCCAGTTGCACCGTCGCTCCGACCGTGACCTCACCCGAGGTCGGCTTCTCCTGCCCGACAATCATCCGGAACATCGTCGTTTTGCCGGTGCCGTTGGGCCCCACCAGACCGACAATCGCCGAACGCGGCACGATAAAATTCGCGCCCTTGAAAATCACCCGCTCGCCATATTGCTTGGACACATTCTTGAACTCGATCACCGACTCGCCCAATTCCGGCCCCGGCGCAATCACGATATTCGCCCCGCCCTCTTTGGCGGCAGCCTCTTCGCGCGCGACCAACTGTTCATACTCGATGATGCGTGACCTGGTCAGTTCCTGCCGGTCGCGGTTCGACATCTTGATCCACGCCAGTTCGCGATTCAGCATCCGCGACCGCGGCGTCTCTTTCTTCTCATCACCGGTAATCTTCGAAAGCTTCTGCTCCAGCCATGACGTGTAATTCCCCGAATACGGGATTCCGTACCCGCCCTCAAGTTCCAGTATCCACTTGGTGATATTATCGAGGAAATACCGGTCGTGCGTCACGATGATCACCGTCCCGGGATAATCCTTAAGTTGTTCTTCCAGCCAGTCAACTGTTTCGGCATCGAGATGGTTCGTCGGTTCGTCCAATAACAGCAGATCCGGCCGCTCCAATAGCGCTTTGCACAGCGCCACCCGCCGCTTCTCACCGCCCGACAGCGTATCAACAATGCGGTCATCATCCGGAAGACACAACGCATCCGCCGCTTGACGAATCGCGACATCGAGATTCCAGGCGTCGGCGGCATCAAGCTGTTCCTGCAATTCCCCCAGACGATCCATTAGCTTCTGCATCTTGTCGTCCGGCATCTCATCGCCCATCTTCGCTGTGATCTCGTTATATTCGTTCATCATCGTCGTAACCTTGCCGAACGCCTGCTCGACGACGGTGCGAACCGTAGCTTTTTCATCCAACAGCGGTTCTTGCATCACGATTCCGGAACGGAAATTGCCGATCAACTTCGCCGTCCCCTGATAGGCATCATCCAGACCCGCCATAATTTTGAGTACCGTCGATTTGCCCGAGCCGTTTTCGCCCACGATTCCGATTTTAGCACCGGGAAAGAAGCTCAGATTGACGTTCCGCAAAACCTGCTTCTGTCCGTAGAACTTGTTCAACCCCAACATTGTAAAGATATATTGTTCAGCCATTCCTTGTTACTTTCGTGATTAAATCCATTACCCACCGGAAAACCTGCTGTCTCCAGCCGGACACCCGGAATTTGAGAAGTCAAATGAATCGAATTAAGTCGCTGAAGTCAAGCGGATTGCGTCCACGGCGCTGCTTGTCGGCAGCCATACTTTACATCATGCAGCCCCGATTTAGATTAAATCGTTCCATTTAGTCAATTTTCTTTGCGCCTTCGTGTACGAATCAGAGTTTGCCTGACTCTGTAGTCTGACATTAAATGTCGAAGCTGCCGGACGTACCCAAGTATTTGGACAATCTCAGGAGGGAAATGTGAGATCATCAATGAAAAGAGTAGTACTGTCGTTGTTCGTCGGCGGCGTTCTTCAGTTGGCTTTTGCCGGCTGTTCAAGCCAATCGCCGATGGATCCTGCCTCAAGCGAGCCCATCTCCAACGCGTTGATCACCAATCGACCGGCCGTCGTCACCACAGCAGACGTCAATACCGGAACTCAAGCGCATCAAGGTACCGTTGATGCACGTACTGCAACAGATTTCAGTGTACGGCCTGATCGTGACGAAGTCGAAATGGAATTGAGTTTCACCGGACTAATTGTCGGGTTTGATGTTGCAACTCAGACAATTCGTCTGATGGAAATGGAAGGCTCGTTCAAGACCTGGATCGGCCACGTAACAGAAAACACGGAAATGATCGGTTTGGACGGTGAAACTGTCCAGTTATCCGACTTTGGCGTCTGCAGCCAGGCGATTACTCGCGGCGAACAGATCGATGAAGACGAATTTACGATTAACTACTTGAAAATGAAGAACTTCTAAGAATTGGTGACACTCTGCTGACGGCGGCAAAATCATGAGCCGGCAGCGACGTTGGCAGTGATCCCCATACGGGTACAGGTAATTCTGTGCCCGTTTTTGTTTACAGACGTTTTTTATCGAATTTTCTTAACTTATATTAAAAACTTGTTGACATGCTTCATAACACTCCATTAATTCGCCCCTTGTTTGATATGGGATTGTGAAAGGATGCGCAAGCGTTGCTAACTTGATTGCGCATTCGACCAGATCTGATTGACAGTTCCGGATTGAAAAATCCGGGGGAAATGAAAACAATAAGCTAACTGAAGAAAACAGCCTCGTCAGGATGGGTGCAAGCTAAGACAGCTTTCGCGTGTCCTTTTTTTTTAACCCATAACGTCGAGGTAAGAAAGGAAGTACCACCATGAAGAAGGTATTGTTAGCCGTCATCGCTATTGCTCTATTAGTGATCGCTGGCTGTAGCAAGCCGCCGGAAGCCGAAATGGCTGCCGCTCAAAGTGCAATCAACAACGCGAAGGCCGCCGAAGCCGAGCAGTATGCTCCGCAGGCTTTCCGTATGCTGTCCGACTCCCTCAATGGCGCCAACGCCATGAAGACCGAACAGGATAACAAGTTTGCTTTGTTCCGCAGCTATGGCGACTCCAAAGCCATGTTTGAGCGCGTTGCTACCATGTCAACCGACGTGATCAACCAAGCCAATGCCGAAAAGGAAAGAGTGAAACAGGAAGTAACTGGAATGATGGCTGAGACTAAGACTCTGCTTGATTCCGCGATGGTCCTGCTTGACAAAGCTCCTCAAGGCAAAGACAACAAGGCCGAATTGGAACTGATTAAGAACGACCTTACCAATATTGGCTCCGAGTGGATGGTTGCCGAAGGCGACTTCAACGGCGGAAAGTACCTTGTCGCTCGTACAAAGCTTGAATCAATCAAGTCGCGCATTGCCAGCATCACTGCTGAAATCTGCAAGGCGTACGAAGCCAAGGGCAAAAAGTGCATGTAGCACTTAGCCGATACTAAAAAGGCGTGTATAACTTTGGGGGGACAACGGCAACGCTGTCCCCCCAATTGATTTTTTGAATGCTAACGGTACATCCGTTGATTTACGTTGCGGGGATCAACAGTGCGCTACTTCAAACGAGCTACATTACTACTTATCGTCTTGTCTTCTCTGGTGCTATTGCTTTCCGGATGCGAAGACCCGCCGGTCATTAACTTAGAGAATGCCCGACAGGCACTCCGTTTAGCTGAAACCGCCGGAGCCTTGCGCTACGCCGAGATAATCTATCGCGATGCTGAACAGCTGGTTAACACTGGTTGGATGGAAATGGCGAAACAAAACGGCCGCTTGGCGCCGTTCCGTGATTATGAAAACGCGGACTCGATTTTGTCAATGGCTTTACGCCGCGCTAACGAAGCCAGGCAGAAGGCAATCGACAGTATCGAAACCGCACGCTCATCATCCGTTGCCGATTTGACCGAACTTAACGGCGAATTGAAGGAATGGAATGAAGCGTTGAATGGTTCATTAGTCAATTTTAACGTTCGTGATGACTGGCAGCGAGCGCGTCTCAATCTCGATATGGCCGAAAAGCTTATGGCAAACGGCGAATTCGATGAGGCGAAAATCTCGATGATCAAGGCTCGCAATCTGCTCAAGCAGGTCGGCGCGGCGCTTGAATCTCATCAGGAAGACGAGTCGCGTCAAATCAGTGTCTGGCGCAGATGGGTTTCACAAACGCTGGAACAATCACGCGCGACCAATAGTTATGCTGTAATAGTGGACAAAGTGGCTCACAAGACCTATCTGATCAAGGGTGGAAGATTGATCCACACCTATGACTCTGAGCTAGGATACAACTCCGCTCGTCAGAAGCTATTTTCCGGTGATGCCGCCACTCCAGAAGGAATGTATCGCGTCGTTAAAGAGAATAATCGCAGCAAGTTTTACCGGGCACTATTGATCGACTACCCTAACGGCTCGGATAAAAAGCGCTTCGCTGAGAACAAGCGAAAAGGCGTTATCTCCAAACGCGCCCGCATTGGCGGCTGGATAGAGATTCACGGCGAAGGCGGTAAGAACCGCGACTGGACTGAAGGTTGCGTTGCATTAACCAATAAGGAAATGGACCACATTATGCAGTTCGTCTCCGTTGGCACTCCGGTAACAATTGTCAGAAAGTCAGACCAATGGCCGTAAAGAAAGTCCTGCTGATCGTAATTCTGCCGGTGTTCACCATCGCCGCCATTGTGCTGTTTGCCTTGGCGATCAATCGCGAGAAGCCGGAAGTTATCGCCGAAGGCTATTCTGTCGACACGCTCTCGACCGAATTGCCGGATGAGGAGAAGAAAGCCAAGAAGGAACTCGAAACCGCCCGCAAAACGCTCGACAAGTTAACTCCGGCGAAACCGTACATTGTCATCGACACGCATGCCAATCGAATCTACATGCGCACGAAGGACAAGATTATCCTGGATGCCCGTTGCTCGACTGGTTCAGGCGGCGAATTGATTGACTCAATCACAGGCCGTCGCTGGATATTCGATACGCCAAGGGGAATTTTCAAGATCCGACGCAAAGTCACGGAACCTTGGTGGCGCAAGCCGGACTGGGCGTTTATCGAAGAAGGCGAAGCAGTGCCCAAGAAGGAAGCGGACCGCCTTGACCCTAACGTCATGGGTGATTATGCGCTCGACTTTGGCGATGGGTTCTTCATACATGGAACAATCTACGAAAGACTCCTGGGAGTGAACGTCACTCACGGCTGTGTGCGTCTTGGTAGCGAAGACCTTGACTCCCTCTACAAGCAGACGCCGATAGGAACTTATGTCTACATTTTCTAATTCTGGATCAACTGCGACTGCCATTTGGGTACGAATGGTATTCGTAATGGCACTTACTGTAATGTTTGTCTCATGCGGAAAAAAACAAGCCGAGTCGCAAACGACGGCCGGCACAGAATCTAAGCCTTGGGTCCAATCCGATGCCGAATCTGAGTACCGGCTGATAAGGGCAGAGCTGAACTTGGCAGAAGCCAAGAAGCCCTACTTAGTACTGAATTTCCCTCGTAAGCAGGTGGAATTCCGGCTAAATGGCGTCCTCGTGTGGGAATTCCCGATGGATTTGATTGAAACCGACGAAAGCGACCTTAAAGGATTTTCGGATGACTTTCTCGGAAGCAAACAGACTTTGGTCAGACCGATTCTGGAAAAGCATCTCTTCGGTTCCAAGGGACTTACTCCCGACTCAGTGTTGGCAATTATCAGCGAAGCAACGCGCGTTAACGCCGAATTGCTCCAGCGCGAGCTACCGTCGCGATTCCAGCTCCATTGGGCGGGTGGCCTCACGATTGACGTTCGCACTGATGTTGAGGGCGTTCCGAAGTCCAAACTTCAGAATACCATCGTCGATATCAAACAGGCAATTGCCCGGCCATTGGGACGCGAGATCATCATTCTGAGAATGCCGCGCGAGAGCGCCTTGACGCTTTATCGCGCCACACTTCCCGGACTGCCGACCCTGATTATTCCTGCTTAAGAACTATTTCAGAATATTCGCTTCGAAGTTGCGACAAATTGCTTCGGGAATTCAACAATCGGCGTATAATAGCAAAATATGAACGCAACAACGGGAAGATAAGCCCACGCTATAATGCTATCAGACGAAGACAGTAGTACCGCAAATATAGTGACGGAGTTAACTCCGTCGATCTCTCAACCTCAGAAGCGCCGTGATCGAAGTTTCCTCGCTCGCCTTCACGGTGAGCCCGGCATTGTCAATCTAGCTGGAAACTATAACTATCTCGAAACTGGTTACTACACTTCGCTCGATCTTGAAGCCGAAGGCTTCGACATTCATCCCACATGCAAGGAAGCGCTCGATGCCTACGTCACGCCCTTGATGTTGGAAAAGGCAAAGCTAAATGATGTTCCTGTGCCGGAATGGTATATCACCAACGGCTACTTTGAACCACCTGTTATCATCGATACGATCAATCCATTTATGACCCGTCACAGCATCGTTGAACGACAAGGTCACGTCGATCGAGTCGCCAAATCAATGACGCGCAACTTCAAGTATGCAATCTGCTGTCAGGAAATCCCGCACGAGGCTACGGTCGGATCGTTTCGAGCCATCTTGGGATGGAGCGTTGTTCCGGCACATCGACCGCTTGCTGAGGCGCTTTGGAAGGTATTTCGTATTCCGCTTGCCGTCGTGCGCACAATTCAACTCGCAGACGACCAGATCCTGCTCAGCGACATTAATCCGCTTCCGTTCGAGAAACTCAACAACCGCGAACGGTTCTTTCTCCAAAAACGAATCGAACAATGGCTAATATAGGCGTCTTCGTCGAGCGCTACACCATGAGCAGCTCAGAACAAATGGGAGCGTTGATGAAGCTCGGCCAGGTTGCCCACATGCTCGGCCATCGACTCGATTTTCTGTTTCGCCCCGACATGTACAAGATCCCCGGTTACGACGCAATCTTCATTCGCGCCTTGACTGACCCATTAAATTCATCCTACGTCGCCGCCCGTCTTGCGCAAATGAACGGATTGCGCGTCATTGATGACCCCGAATCAATCTATATCTGCTGTGACAAGGTCAACATGTACCGCCACCTGCAGGATAAGAATGTCCCAATGCCGGAAACAAAGTTTCTGATCGAATCCGATCTGAATCTCGAATTCGGTGAACGACTGCTGTCCGAGATGGGATCACCGCTTGTCCTCAAAGCACCGAACTCCAGCTTCTCGATGTATGTCGATAAAGTTCACACGCCGGAAGAGTTCGTCAGCGTCGGGACGCGCTACTTGCGTCGCGCTGATCGAATCGTTGCCCAAAAATTTGTCCGTTCTCACTTCGATTGGCGCGTATGCGTCCTCGCCGGGCAACCACTTTTCGTATGTCAGTACACCATTCCCAAACGGCGCTGGAAGATCATGACCTACACCGAAGCCGGCCGTGCTATCTACGGGCAGGTGCGTGGAATTCCTGTCAACGAAGCTGATCCCGAACTGATCCGCGTCGCCATCGCAGCGGGAGCGGCAATCGGCAACGGTCTCTATGGCGTCGACCTCAAGCAGACTGATGACGGCTTCGTCGTTATCGAGGTAAATGACAATCCGACTATCAATCAGGATGAAGAAGACCAGGAAGCACCGGACCTGTATGAGAAGCTGATTACTTATCTCGCTGGTGAATGGAACTGATGGCCGGGACTACTACCATCCGCAAGACGCTTGTCCGCGATCTCGATAGCATTGTCGCACTGGAAAATCGTAGCTTCAAATTTGACCTCTTCAGTCGCCGGCAATACCATTACCTCGTTACCAAGGCCAACGCCACCGCCTTTGTTCTTCTCGTCGGTAAGACAATAGCGGGCTCGGCTATCATTCTCTGGCGTACGGGATCGACAAAAGCCCACCTTTACACAATTGCCGTGGACCCCAAATTTCAGGGGCGTGGTCTGGGACGTAAATTGCTTGATAGATGCCTGCGTGAAGCGCGCACTCGTGGTTGTGACCGATTTTCACTTGAAGTCCGCGCCGACAACAAACCCGCAATCGCGCTCTACAAAAAGATGGGCTACGAAATCATCGGACGCGTCGTCAAATATTACGAAGACGACTGCGACGCCCTCCAGATGCAGAAACAGCTTTGATGTAGTGCCTGATTAACATCACGCGAAAAATGACGTAGTACTCCCGCAATACTTATAGACGCTCTGACGTATGTCCGATTACTCTTTCCGAGATTGACCCGAGAATGACTTCCTTACGATAGGAAGTGCTGGGACTTCCAATGTAAGCACCGCGTTGAGACTAGTCGACGATGATGCGCTGCTTGAACAATTTGAGGGCGGCGAGGCGCCGGCGCTCGCATACTGGGTACACAAGCCGAGAAAATAGTATTTGCCAGGGCCAAGCAAGCCGGTTATCACGGTATCGCGCTCTGGATGACTCGGCCCCGTGGTTAGATTGACGATGAATCCTCCCGGCAAGTTCCGCAATGCAGCCTCTGCGATTCCGTCGCCAAAGGCGCCGAACGAGTTACTATTCGAGAAAGAGGTTTGCAGTTCCAATGTAAACTTGACCTCTTGGGAGCCAAAGATTTCGAAGAACCACGCTGTTCCCCCAACGATACCCGCACTTGCGTTCTGTCCGCTCGCTCCTTCGGCACAGCCCTCACCGCTAAGGGAAACATAGGCGTCCCCAGTGCCGCCTCCGCCAACGGTAAACACGTAGACATTGAGATCCTCATGTACCACCAGCGACGAGTTATGGCTTACGAAAGAGGTGGCAGCGCCAGAAACTCCTGCCTCGGGGTTGTTTAACTGCTGAGAATTCGTCCGTGAATCGGAGTACGAGCCAAAATAGTCCGACGGTGGTCCGTACACGTCGAGCGAAGTCTGACGCTCGTAGACCTGAACTACAGCCGCCTTGACCGCGTGCGCAGATCCCGTAGCGACAACTGTTCCGGATACGGACGCTACTATCTCGATATCAATCGCTGCTGCAAGCGCGTCGATAGTCGCAGTTGTAGTTGCGAGTCCGGATGCGTCTGTCGTTGTGCTCAGCGGCAGTACAGAACCGCCGCTCACATTATATTCTACTGTGACATTAGGTTCCCAAATGGTGCCAAAATCCCCAAC is a window encoding:
- the ettA gene encoding energy-dependent translational throttle protein EttA; the protein is MAEQYIFTMLGLNKFYGQKQVLRNVNLSFFPGAKIGIVGENGSGKSTVLKIMAGLDDAYQGTAKLIGNFRSGIVMQEPLLDEKATVRTVVEQAFGKVTTMMNEYNEITAKMGDEMPDDKMQKLMDRLGELQEQLDAADAWNLDVAIRQAADALCLPDDDRIVDTLSGGEKRRVALCKALLERPDLLLLDEPTNHLDAETVDWLEEQLKDYPGTVIIVTHDRYFLDNITKWILELEGGYGIPYSGNYTSWLEQKLSKITGDEKKETPRSRMLNRELAWIKMSNRDRQELTRSRIIEYEQLVAREEAAAKEGGANIVIAPGPELGESVIEFKNVSKQYGERVIFKGANFIVPRSAIVGLVGPNGTGKTTMFRMIVGQEKPTSGEVTVGATVQLAYVDQERDSFKGDVSLIEEIGDGLDNVMLGKLEVPIRQYLARFGFKGTDQQKMVNELSGGERNRAHLAKVLKAGGNMLLLDEPTNDLDVNMLRNLEEAIMNFKGCAMVISHDRFFLDRICTHLIVFEGEGNVRWFEGNYREYEDWHKRELGGKPFENRRNRYRKIVKG
- a CDS encoding DUF4398 domain-containing protein; this translates as MKKVLLAVIAIALLVIAGCSKPPEAEMAAAQSAINNAKAAEAEQYAPQAFRMLSDSLNGANAMKTEQDNKFALFRSYGDSKAMFERVATMSTDVINQANAEKERVKQEVTGMMAETKTLLDSAMVLLDKAPQGKDNKAELELIKNDLTNIGSEWMVAEGDFNGGKYLVARTKLESIKSRIASITAEICKAYEAKGKKCM
- a CDS encoding L,D-transpeptidase family protein, with translation MRYFKRATLLLIVLSSLVLLLSGCEDPPVINLENARQALRLAETAGALRYAEIIYRDAEQLVNTGWMEMAKQNGRLAPFRDYENADSILSMALRRANEARQKAIDSIETARSSSVADLTELNGELKEWNEALNGSLVNFNVRDDWQRARLNLDMAEKLMANGEFDEAKISMIKARNLLKQVGAALESHQEDESRQISVWRRWVSQTLEQSRATNSYAVIVDKVAHKTYLIKGGRLIHTYDSELGYNSARQKLFSGDAATPEGMYRVVKENNRSKFYRALLIDYPNGSDKKRFAENKRKGVISKRARIGGWIEIHGEGGKNRDWTEGCVALTNKEMDHIMQFVSVGTPVTIVRKSDQWP
- a CDS encoding L,D-transpeptidase, with product MAVKKVLLIVILPVFTIAAIVLFALAINREKPEVIAEGYSVDTLSTELPDEEKKAKKELETARKTLDKLTPAKPYIVIDTHANRIYMRTKDKIILDARCSTGSGGELIDSITGRRWIFDTPRGIFKIRRKVTEPWWRKPDWAFIEEGEAVPKKEADRLDPNVMGDYALDFGDGFFIHGTIYERLLGVNVTHGCVRLGSEDLDSLYKQTPIGTYVYIF
- a CDS encoding RimK-like ATPgrasp N-terminal domain-containing protein, translated to MTELTPSISQPQKRRDRSFLARLHGEPGIVNLAGNYNYLETGYYTSLDLEAEGFDIHPTCKEALDAYVTPLMLEKAKLNDVPVPEWYITNGYFEPPVIIDTINPFMTRHSIVERQGHVDRVAKSMTRNFKYAICCQEIPHEATVGSFRAILGWSVVPAHRPLAEALWKVFRIPLAVVRTIQLADDQILLSDINPLPFEKLNNRERFFLQKRIEQWLI
- a CDS encoding ATP-grasp domain-containing protein, coding for MANIGVFVERYTMSSSEQMGALMKLGQVAHMLGHRLDFLFRPDMYKIPGYDAIFIRALTDPLNSSYVAARLAQMNGLRVIDDPESIYICCDKVNMYRHLQDKNVPMPETKFLIESDLNLEFGERLLSEMGSPLVLKAPNSSFSMYVDKVHTPEEFVSVGTRYLRRADRIVAQKFVRSHFDWRVCVLAGQPLFVCQYTIPKRRWKIMTYTEAGRAIYGQVRGIPVNEADPELIRVAIAAGAAIGNGLYGVDLKQTDDGFVVIEVNDNPTINQDEEDQEAPDLYEKLITYLAGEWN
- the rimI gene encoding ribosomal protein S18-alanine N-acetyltransferase, with translation MAGTTTIRKTLVRDLDSIVALENRSFKFDLFSRRQYHYLVTKANATAFVLLVGKTIAGSAIILWRTGSTKAHLYTIAVDPKFQGRGLGRKLLDRCLREARTRGCDRFSLEVRADNKPAIALYKKMGYEIIGRVVKYYEDDCDALQMQKQL